The genomic window CGCGGCTCCCTTGGCATTGCGACTGGGCGCGGGATTTGTGCCGATTCGCAAACCCGGCAAGTTGCCGTTCGACCGCAATTCCTTTCGCTATGAATTGGAATACGGTGCCGACGAGCTGGAAGTCCACGTCGATGGCGTTTCCAAAGGGGAAAACGTCCTCTTAGTCGACGATCTATTGGCGACCGGCGGCACCATGGAAGCGTGCTGTCGGCTGTTGGAACAATGCGAAGCCAACATCATCGGCTGCAGTTTCTTGATCCATCTGGTTCCGTTGGGCGGCCAAGACCGCTTGAATCCGTACACCTCACACAGCGTGTTGCGGTATGACGACGACGAGCTGGAATCGGAACTGAGCGTCCAGAATCGCGAACCCGGCCCAGCGGTGTAAACCCGCGCCGCGTTGCTAGCAATCGCGAATTCGCTATCATCGTAGGTCTGAAGGAATCGTTCCCTACCACGTCGCCGCGGTCCCCTGCGGCTTCCACCGCTTGTTGAGAATTCGATGACTGTTGACAACGGCCCTGATCTGAACGCGCTGAAAGACACTATTCGCAAGACAGCGCACGCGAATCGCAAATCGCAACCGGACAAAGACGCCGTCAGCGAAGCGATTACGAAAGCGGTCATGCAGCTGCCCGAATACCAGGCGGCGGATTGTGTGATGTGGTACGTCGACGTTCGTGACGAAGTCCGCACCCGTCATGCCTTGCCGGCGGCCATCGCCGAAGGAAAACGGATTGTGGTGCCGTTCTGCGTCGCCGGCGAGTTGGAACTGTTCCATCTGGAATCGATGGATGAGTTGGAAGTCGGGATGTACAAGATTTTGGAGCCCCGCGAGGACCTGCGTGAAGTCGCTTCCAAACGCGTGCCGGTGGAACAATTGGATTTGATTCTGGTTCCCGGCGTGGGCTTTGATGCCCAAGGCGGACGCACCGGTCACGGCAAGGGCTACTACGACAAACTGCTGGAAAACGCTCGCCCCGATACGCCCCTGGTGGCTTTGGCCTTTGACTGCCAAATGTTTCCCGCCATTCCGATGCAGTCGCACGACATTTATATGGACAAAGTGGTCACCGAATCGACCGTCCACAACGGCCGAGGACGCAGCTAGTCATGTCTCGCTTGCACGACTTGGTGGAAGACACCTATGCCGAGGGCTTTCGCAGTATCTACGGCGAAATCCTGGTCACGGCCCGCGACCGCAAATGGCTGGAACACTGCGTTCATGCGGTGACCGGGCACGCCTCGAGTACCATCCTGTGTGATTGCGAAGCCGGCGTATCGCAGTGGATCGAAGCCGGAGAGGAAACGCCCGATGGCCGCGTCGGCGCGGTCGTGCAATTTCACGTTCCGCGATTTCGCAAAGACCGCCGCGAACACCTGGAACGCGTCATGCTGGCTCGCATCAGCCAGAACGTGTTGACGTGCCCCACCGCCCGCTGCTTCAACCGCTTGGACAGCGAGGACTTTTTCAAACTGGGCCGTAAAGTCGCCTTCTTTGGTGATCGGCATCAATTTCGCGACACCCGTTACGACACCCCGGGCTGGGTCATTCCGATCTTGGGCGGTGAGTTCTTCCTCTCACGTCGGTTCGGATTTCGCGACGGCGTCATGGGCGGCAACTTGTGGTTCCTGGGGTCCAGCGAAGACGCAGCGCTGGAAGCGGCCGAAAAAGCCGCCTTGGCCGCCGAAGCCACACCTCACGTGATCACCACCTTTCCCGGCGGCGTTGCGGCCAGCGGCAGCAAGGCCGGCAGCAGCTACGATTTCACCATCGCCAGCACCTACGCCGAATTCTGTCCCACGTTGCGAGACGAACTGGGCGAAAAATCGAAAGTCCCCGAAGGCTGCAAATCGATCATGGAACTGATCGTCAATGGACGTGACTTGCAAGCTCTGCAACAAGCGACCAAGAACGCCATCCTCGCCGCGGCCGATACCGAGGGCCTGATGCGGATCAGCGCCGGTAACTACGGCGGTCGACTGGGCAAGAGTTTTATTCACTTGCACGAGCTGATCGACTGAGCGCCGCCGTAGCTCGACTCTCCGAGTCGAGTATTTTGACACCGTAGCTTGACTCTCCGAGTCGAGTATTTCGGTATACGCATCTACCCGACTCAGAGAGTCAGGCTACGGGAGAGTCAGGCTACTTAAGCACTTCGATTTCGCCGGCGTGAATCGGGTGCACTCCCTGCGAGGTGGCCAATTCCAGGGTTCCCTGGTCGTCGACGCCTAGCACCCTGCCTTGCAATGTTTGGTCCGGGCGACGTACGCGGATCACTCGCCCGGTTAAATAACAACGCTGTCGGAACTCGGCCAGCAACTCGGGCGTGGCTTCATTTAACTGAGTAATGCGTTCCAAAACCTGCTCCACAACCCGCGGCAGCAAGGCATAGCGTGACAGTTCGGAAACGGCCACGGCGGCGATCGAAGTGGCGCGGTCCTGGACCTCTTGCGGTGCTGCCGAGAAATCGGTCGAGACGTTGACGCCGATGCCGATCACGATTTGCGTCGGTTGCCCACTGCCCGCCTGTTCGTTGGTCGCTTCCACCAGCAGACCGGCGATTTTCTGGTCGCCCAAATAGACATCGTTGGGCCATTTAATGAGAGGCCGGATCGGGCTGACGCAAAACTCCGCCGCATCCGCTACGCCCATGCCCGCGGCCAGCGCGACTAGACTGCGGGCCGATGGAGGCACACGCAGCGTATCGGCGGCCAACGCTAAGGAGAACGTCAACGTTCCGCTGTCGGAATACCATTGGCGGCCCAATCGGCCCCGGCCGGCGGATTGGCGGTCGGTGACGATCAACCGAGGCAGCTGTTTCGCGTCATGCGGTTCACGCAGCGCGATCGAGTTGGTCGATGCGGCGGATTCATAGTAGGCCGCGGAGCGACAATCGCCCCGCTGCAGAATCCGCTGTATGGCCTGCTGCCCCAGGGGGTCGGTGGCGCCGTGTTGAACGAAAGCGTGGGGTGATTTAGCGTCCATGTCCGCAGCTTAACAGGTCTTTGTACATGTCGTGGTACTGCTGCACGACTCGTTGCCGGGTAAAGCATTCGCCGACCTTAGTCAGCGCAGCCGCCGTCATCCGCTGACGCAACGCATCGTCGTCCGCCAACCGCCGCAGCGCCGCCGCGTAACCGACCACGTCGGACTGATTGATGACTATCCCGTTTTCTCCATCGTCGACCACTTCCGTATTGCCACTGACACGACTGACCACCACGGCCAATCCCATCTGCATGGCTTCCACGGGTGCAATCGGTAGTCCTTCCCAACGCGACGCCAGCAGGAACAGGCTGCAATCGCGCATCGCGGCCAGGGCGGCATCGCGAGGCAGGGAACCATGCACGGTCACGTTGGCGATCTGCTCGCGCTGTACCCGTTGACGCACTTCGGCTTCCATATCACCGCCGCCGATCAAGTCGAAATGGAACGCCTCGGCGGACAGTCGCTGGGCGATGTCCAAGACCAGATGCGGATCTTTTTGTAGCGTCAACCGTCCCAGCACCGCCACGCGGCGAACCTGGGCGTCGTGGTGACGAGCGGGAATGTCCTCGACGCGGATCCCGTTGTGGATCACCACGCCTTGTCTGCCGGCGGGCAGCAAGCGGTAGCGGGCGGCCAGACGTTGGTCGTAATGACAGACCAAAACAGTTTGGTCGATCATGCGGCTGCTGCGGCGTTCAGCCATGGCGGCCAACTGCCGCAGCGGAAACGGCTTTTGGAGAAAGTGGTAG from Roseimaritima ulvae includes these protein-coding regions:
- a CDS encoding biotin--[acetyl-CoA-carboxylase] ligase, giving the protein MDAKSPHAFVQHGATDPLGQQAIQRILQRGDCRSAAYYESAASTNSIALREPHDAKQLPRLIVTDRQSAGRGRLGRQWYSDSGTLTFSLALAADTLRVPPSARSLVALAAGMGVADAAEFCVSPIRPLIKWPNDVYLGDQKIAGLLVEATNEQAGSGQPTQIVIGIGVNVSTDFSAAPQEVQDRATSIAAVAVSELSRYALLPRVVEQVLERITQLNEATPELLAEFRQRCYLTGRVIRVRRPDQTLQGRVLGVDDQGTLELATSQGVHPIHAGEIEVLK
- a CDS encoding formylmethanofuran--tetrahydromethanopterin N-formyltransferase encodes the protein MSRLHDLVEDTYAEGFRSIYGEILVTARDRKWLEHCVHAVTGHASSTILCDCEAGVSQWIEAGEETPDGRVGAVVQFHVPRFRKDRREHLERVMLARISQNVLTCPTARCFNRLDSEDFFKLGRKVAFFGDRHQFRDTRYDTPGWVIPILGGEFFLSRRFGFRDGVMGGNLWFLGSSEDAALEAAEKAALAAEATPHVITTFPGGVAASGSKAGSSYDFTIASTYAEFCPTLRDELGEKSKVPEGCKSIMELIVNGRDLQALQQATKNAILAAADTEGLMRISAGNYGGRLGKSFIHLHELID
- a CDS encoding adenine phosphoribosyltransferase, whose product is MNADILRRFVRDIPDLPKPGILFRDITPLLADPEALKLAVDAMAAPFAGKEIDVVAAAEARGFIFAAPLALRLGAGFVPIRKPGKLPFDRNSFRYELEYGADELEVHVDGVSKGENVLLVDDLLATGGTMEACCRLLEQCEANIIGCSFLIHLVPLGGQDRLNPYTSHSVLRYDDDELESELSVQNREPGPAV
- a CDS encoding 5-formyltetrahydrofolate cyclo-ligase, translated to MTVDNGPDLNALKDTIRKTAHANRKSQPDKDAVSEAITKAVMQLPEYQAADCVMWYVDVRDEVRTRHALPAAIAEGKRIVVPFCVAGELELFHLESMDELEVGMYKILEPREDLREVASKRVPVEQLDLILVPGVGFDAQGGRTGHGKGYYDKLLENARPDTPLVALAFDCQMFPAIPMQSHDIYMDKVVTESTVHNGRGRS
- a CDS encoding glycosyltransferase family 4 protein, whose protein sequence is MRVLQVVADGTPGGGTTNVLALSEDLLQHGVEVAFCSQQNSYATKHAEQLGAEIVGELDFFRGRLDRRTVKQLADVVASTRADVVHLHGGRAAFYYARGQHTGSWRTAYTVRGYHFLQKPFPLRQLAAMAERRSSRMIDQTVLVCHYDQRLAARYRLLPAGRQGVVIHNGIRVEDIPARHHDAQVRRVAVLGRLTLQKDPHLVLDIAQRLSAEAFHFDLIGGGDMEAEVRQRVQREQIANVTVHGSLPRDAALAAMRDCSLFLLASRWEGLPIAPVEAMQMGLAVVVSRVSGNTEVVDDGENGIVINQSDVVGYAAALRRLADDDALRQRMTAAALTKVGECFTRQRVVQQYHDMYKDLLSCGHGR